One Bacillota bacterium genomic window, TCTTCACCCCCCTGGCGCGGTCCAGCTACAAATGGGAGAGAACCTACAAGAAGCGTACGGCCGTGGAAAGAGTGAACGCCCGCCTGGACGAGGCCTTTGGGTTTGAAAAACACTTCATCCGGGGCCTGCAAAAAATGAAACTGCGCTGTGCGTTAGCACTAATCGTGATGCTGGCGATAGCGGTGGGCCGGATACGGGAAAAACAAGGAATAAATATGAGGAGCCTGGTCAAGGCGGCCTGATACTGGGTACTCTTTGAAAAAAACAAAAACAAAACTAATGGATGCACCAAGGGGTAAGTATGCCCTTTTTGTAGAGCTATTGTTAAATATTGGATTGAAAGTACTGCACTTTTGCTTAAAAACAGCGGTGTTTGGTGTTTGCTGTTTACACCGAAGTTAAAAAAAGCTTACAGCGCAAAAAGCTTCCTGATGGTTCGCCTTCACAGTATTATTCATATGTCAGTATCCTTGAAGGAAATAAAGAAACGGAGAAGTACAGGATTAGCGTAAACCATCCCCTGAAGTACATGGGAATAAAAGCCTACCAGCAGAGTTTCGGTCATCTGGTTAATGTGGCAGGCGAAAACAGTGCTCCACTTAAGGTGCGCTTTTTGTAGTAGCGTCTTCGGTAGGTGAGCACCCCTAAGGTCGTTTCGAGGGTACGCTTCCTGATCTTAACAACTTCCCATCCCTCCCGTTCTGCAGAGTAGAGGATGAGTTGATCGAGATGCTCTAAAAATGTGGCGAGCATTTGCATTAAATAGTCCCGGGCAATGGCAAAAAGCTCTCAGCTGCCTGGATGGAGGGGGCAGTATTCATCAGAAGAAACCTCCTTTGTGGTTTTGGCTGGATTGCATTGGAGGTTTTCTTCTTTTCTCCAGGAAAAACTCCTTCTTTTCTCCCTGGAATTATTGGTGATACCTACACTTATTTTACAGCTACAAGCTTTGCATCAAGTAACTCCCGCCGGCATGAGTCTTAGCGTGACCGCGTGTAGCCGCTTCACTTGCTTCCTTTTGAGCCCTTTCGCCCGAAACCGCCAGGAACCAGGCCGCCGCCTCTTGGAAAACGGTTGTGTTAAGCGAATAATAAATATGCTGGCCCTTCCGGTAATCCTGCACTAAGTTCGCCTGTTTGAGCACGTTCAGGTGGTGGGAAATAGTCGGCCAGGAAACCTTAAACCGGGCGGCACTCTCCCCCGCCGTCAGGCCCCCTTCCCGCAAAAACCGCAGGATCTCCCGCCGCGTCTCATCTGCCAGCGCCTTGAAAACCAGACCTAACGACACTTCTTCACCCCCACTGACCGTTCTCCATTTTCGTGTAAGCACTTAATTTAGGGGTCACCCAGAGCAAAGCGCCTATTGATAACAAGTCCACGATTCTCTTTTTGTTTCTTTGTGAAGTATGCGCCTGGCGAAAATAGTAAACTAAACCTGTTAATTACAAGAATCTTGTAATCCATCATAGCCTCTATACGGATAAGCTCATCTGAAAAAATTTTTTAAAGAAGAAACCCCGGTTAACGGGGTTGAAGATTAAAGTTTTTGAACGAATTCTTGCAAGTCCTTAATCAAGTTAGAGCGGTTCCAAAGAAGCGGCGACTTTTACTATTTCCTCTTGAGGAACCCGGGCAGAAATCTCGTACCGGATGCCTCCCTTGGTCCAGATTACTTTGCTCCAGCCATCTTTCTGGCGGTAAAGGAGTTTTGCTGGTGCACCCTGGATATTGATGTCAGATATGACCGTATCGTCTGTGTCAAACCACTGGCTTTCGGAATAGTCAAAAACCGTCTCTTGAACAATTGTCAAATAATGCCCCTCCTTTTCGTAATAACTGGCGATCCGCGTCTGGTGCTCCCCGAGAGGAGTTAGCGAATGACCCTGAAAAACATATCCTGCGGGAACATACCGGGGTCCCAGGATCGAGAAGGATGGCGCCTTCTTTTTTAATTCGAAAGTGGTTAAGCCACCAGGCTCTTTTGGCGCACCGGGGCCCGGTGTATGAATCTGGGTTTGGCGAATACTTCCCCTGTTTCCCTGAAGAATGATTCTGCCAGGACTTCGTTGCAAATAACCTTATTTTCCCGCCCCGTTGGGCTTGAAAAATTAGCACCAGACGAAAATTGTATACATAAACCCCATAATAACCGGCCATTCCTAGAGGTAACGCTCGTACCTGCTGACCGTTATGGTCCGCCTGCCTTTCTTGTTTTTGGTGCACTTATTCTTTAAGGGGCAGTTTTGGCACTGTTCGGGAGAAAAGCTGAAAGCATTTTCGGTTGCGAGACTACTCCCACCACAGTGCCCCGGGGGTCGAAGACCGGTTTCACCCTGCACCTGATCTGGTAGACTCGCCCGGGTTCAGGGGGTTTTTCGGACTGCGGCCATTCAAGTACAAACATCGAAGCGGCACGGAACTCTCTTGCCAGCCAGGTATGTGGATCAAGCCTCTGCAAGGGCTTTACTTGAAGCTCGCTCTCTTTGCGGTAAAACTCCTGCTGTTCCAGGAGGTCAAGGGTCTTCCAGAGGGGCAGGTAGGGGTTGTAAAGGCGCGCCACAGCACTCCGGAAGCCCTCGGGGCCGTGTTCCTTTGCCTCCAGAAGCCACTTGAGGAGGTCTTGCTTCATCTTTTTGTCTGCTTTCAAGTTTTCTGCCAGGCGCCCGGCAAACCACTCCAGGGAATCCAGTTTGCGTTCTGCCCCCCAGGCAAGCCAGGCATCCTGCACAGCCGCAGGTATGGTGAACCTCAGCTTATAGACCAGGGGAAGGAGGGGGCGAAAGGGCTCTGAAATCTGCAGCTGCTTCCAGGCGTTGGCGATGTAGTTGAGATAAAGGGAACGGAACCGGGTGCAGATTTCCTTTTCTTCCTGAGTCCAGTAAAACTCCGGGAGGTGGCCTTCGGGTGAACTAATCGGCAGTTCGCCTTTTTGTTTTTGCGAGGTATGGACTGCCATGGCATTCTCACCCGGGAACATCCCCCATTCTTCACAAACGGCAGCCACCTCAAGGACGCTGATTTGCCGGGAGGTAAGGGGTTCGGCTTCTTCCGGAAAGAGCAGGGTCCCCTGGCCTCCAGGCTCAAGCACCACCCGCACCGCCGGTTTATCCTCTCCTTCTTCGTAAAGGGTGCTGCGGCGCACCTCCACACGGCCGGGGTTGTTGGGTGGAGGCACCGGGGCCACCTCTTCCTGCCGGAGATATCCTTCAAGCTTTACAACAAGGGGGGATGTATAAATATCCTGATCATGTTCAAGGACGATGTTTTGCCATTTTTCTTCATTCTGGGGCATGTAGATGGCCACTTTCAGCCATCCGTCCCCGGCCTTTTCCACTACTTCTCCATTCTCGGCCCGGTAGAGGGTGAGTTTTGCCTTTGCACTCTCCTGGGGAGCGGTCCGGAGGGGAGTGCCGTCACGCCTGATGTAGATGATTTCCTTCCGGTCACCGGATGCTTTGGGTAGCACCAGGGTCGGCTTTTCCCGCAGCGCAATGGGATTCACATCAAGGGCCCGCTTCTGGGGACTTAAAGCCAACTCGTGCAAATAGGCGTACCAGTCTTGTTTGAGTTCTGCGCCATTTGCAGCCTTGAGCCCTGCCGGGATGCAGATCATGTTAAGGCCCTGCCTGAAAGGTGTGATAAAGGCAACCGTTGGTTTAATGGCAATGGTCTTTCCGTCGATGCTATATACATCAGAACCTGGAATTTTTGCTTCATTTTCCGGATAGACCATGCTGAACGCACCGTTCTGGATGAAAAAGACAGGCTTGTTCAACTTCAGAGGTAAGTCATGGTTAAAGATGATCCGAATTTCGTGTCCAGAAGAAAGATATCTGATATTAACAGGTAAGGCCATACCTAAAACTCCGTAACCCTTGCCGGGAACTTCTAAGGCAACCACCTTGAGTTGGGTCTTTTTTAGGTTTCGAAAGACCGGAATTCCGGCGCAACCAACCAGTGCTGTGAGGATTAATGCTGCAAACAGAATATAAGAAAGTCGTTTTAACTTCGACATGGGAAACCTCCTCCGAAAAAAGAATATCATCGTTACACGAGGTAAGACACCCCCGTGTAACGATGCGATTATTCTGTTACTCGAAATCCGGAAGCAGGACTTCGAAAAACTCTCCGTTGGTAGCATCAATTGCAGGACCGGGCAAAGATCCGGCTTCTATTTCGGCACCAACGAATTTGACTGTAACTCCCACTCCCAAATATTTGGCCTGGGGAATTTTGGGATCGATCAGCAGGTAGTAAATTTTTCCAGTAATGATGTCTTTGGCTTTCCAGATATTCCTGGATACCTGCTCGAGCAGGGTCGCTGTCCCCTGAATATTGAGATGGGCCGGAATCTCGGGTGACGGGTTTTCAACATATGGAGTACCGAGTCCTCCGCTTAATCCGATATTGGGAAAGGTCTTCTGCCGGGCGAATCCAGTATCTAATGCCATAGGTTGAGTTGTATGCTTCATACGCCCACGGACGCGCCGTGTATCCTGAGTCTTTATCGTAGATAAAGGTGTGCCCGTTGCCGGTACTAAAATTGTGGCGAACATAAATGTCGCCACGTTCCGGAGATGTTACTTGCGACCAGTAAGAACTGGTTCCCCATAAGTCTGCAGTAGTATAGCGAGTACCACTGATCTCAAACGGGTAATAAAAAGTGCTAGGAACCTCCCAAGCCTTAATAACCAGCCCCGAACAATCGGCTCCCTTGCCATTTGTTCTGCTAGAGTCAGTATCACCAAAGGGGTACCAACTTTCACCGCCCCAGTAGTAGTTACCGTTCACAGCGCTATGAGCCCTGGCTGCAATTTCATGTTTATCCATATAAGGAGCACTTATTGCAGCAGGCACAAATAAAAATACCAAGAGGAGAGAAGTTAGCAGCAAAAGATACCCTTTCTCGCAGACTGTTCTCAAGTTTTTAATCATTTACCGCCACCTCCAGGCATTGTCCAACGGACAACTTTTAAGCCCTCATTGCTTGTTTGCATCTGGTAGATGGAGCCTTCTCAGAAGCTACCAGATAAGCACGGCCAGTTAAGTCGTCTTCGATAAAAATATCTTTACCCACGGCAAATACCTCTCGGGGTGCACTAAGAGATGGAGATAAGTTCTCCTTCTGCAGAAGTTTCTCTTCACGATAAAGGGCAATCTCCCGCTGGACCCAAAGGTCGCAGACGTAAACATCCCCGGCAGCATCGACCGCCACTGCTTCAGCCGTTCGTTGCTCTATTGGTATTACATCCCGGAGGTTGCCATCAGGTCCAAAAACTTGAATGCGGGAGTTGACCTGATCCAAAATATATATCTCACCTGTACCGCCCGCTGCAAAACTCATTGGCCCTTCTAGAGCACCCTCAGTCTTTAATACTGGAGAAAAGAAGCAGGGCGGAAACCTGCTAATACACGTCGTGCGCTGCTTCTTCCCTGTGGGATCTGAAAATCCCTTTTATTTACATGACGATTGGACTCAGGCGTTTGGATTGCCTGGAGAGAAAAATTTTTTTTACTTCGCCTGTCTTTATAAGTGTTTTAAGTGTTTATAGTATGAGAATTAGAAAAGATCTTTTGGTTCATAAAGGGTTCAAGATTGGGTGATTTTTCCCACCCTTAATGAATGGTTGTATCTGGGGAGCCGGAAAATGCCTCCCAAATTTCCCTTTGTTATATATGACTTTTTAGAAAGGGTTTTGGATCACGGAACTGAAAATTTTTTTCAAAAAAAGAAACCCCGCTTGACGGGGTTGCAAATCAAAGGTTGGTCAACCAAGGGCGTCAGCAGCATCAGTCAGGAGCAAGCAACGATATATTTTATAACATCTTCAAGTGTGATCTCATAGGAAGGCATAATCTGCTTACCAACATGCTTATGGTGGGGAAAGGTTTTTAATCCTAGGTGGTGAGGCGCATTGTCCCATCGAACCAAAAGTGTTCCATTCTCTTCCTGCCAGTGATAAGAGTAATGATATGCGTCTTCCGAAACGTACTCCCTTATGTAGAGAACCGTGCTGTTATTCAGGTCGGCCCGCACTTTTAGGAAATAAAAGTCAGGTCCTTGGCGAAAGTCCTGAATCTCATAAGATTTTACGATTTCATGCTTATTCAGCAATTCTAACGTCTTTAGCATGCTCTATCTCGCCGATTTTCTTCTTTAGTCCTTCAAAGCTTTTTTGATAGGCCTTCCACTCGATGTAGTCATCCCATTGCCCAAAATCTTCGGCCTCTTGCTTCACCTTTTTCTCGAAGTCTTGGAAAGCACAGCCGTACTTCTGCTCAAAAAGCTTGATATGTTCTTTTACAAGCACCATTTCCGAAATAATCTTTAGCCTTTTATACTCCTTGATCTCGTCACTAAAAACCTCTAAGACACCCATTTTCTGCACCTCTCTTTGCCAATCCTTTGTATTGTTGACGATAGGCCGGTTTGCAGGCCCGTGCGTTGAACAACCACCAAATG contains:
- a CDS encoding UPF0236 family protein is translated as MQMLATFLEHLDQLILYSAEREGWEVVKIRKRTLETTLGVLTYRRRYYKKRTLSGALFSPATLTR
- a CDS encoding autorepressor SdpR family transcription factor — its product is MSLGLVFKALADETRREILRFLREGGLTAGESAARFKVSWPTISHHLNVLKQANLVQDYRKGQHIYYSLNTTVFQEAAAWFLAVSGERAQKEASEAATRGHAKTHAGGSYLMQSL
- a CDS encoding DUF4367 domain-containing protein, giving the protein MQRSPGRIILQGNRGSIRQTQIHTPGPGAPKEPGGLTTFELKKKAPSFSILGPRYVPAGYVFQGHSLTPLGEHQTRIASYYEKEGHYLTIVQETVFDYSESQWFDTDDTVISDINIQGAPAKLLYRQKDGWSKVIWTKGGIRYEISARVPQEEIVKVAASLEPL
- a CDS encoding DUF6516 family protein, with amino-acid sequence MLKTLELLNKHEIVKSYEIQDFRQGPDFYFLKVRADLNNSTVLYIREYVSEDAYHYSYHWQEENGTLLVRWDNAPHHLGLKTFPHHKHVGKQIMPSYEITLEDVIKYIVACS